Proteins encoded in a region of the Acipenser ruthenus chromosome 11, fAciRut3.2 maternal haplotype, whole genome shotgun sequence genome:
- the LOC117426382 gene encoding TRAF family member-associated NF-kappa-B activator-like isoform X2 produces MERKMGDQLNKAYEAYRQACIEKESAKKELLQKTEAYERRINELKLQLEEQSKLIAELRAQQSSAGSSSTGNVKGSENILEGKETVLQTHRKNESQPLLLYGELHKHQAATPHRESVAMANLNIAESAPRKSVPYPGCGIAIDERKEVVEAFNEIRGTLQIIRNTTRRQKDHLNKLRIKNEAANEGQFSMPIQCTDVTVEQGPLKSTKKTNANKEISSASITSRGVNPEDEDCLESISNLSVKFPPIDIEYDFLNSVPEKPEALETGRTFAAFTKDSDEVTQPEHAPNCRRIDWEPLAPGSDINPSNMAKPPAASTTLDTFPPETVRGPQQKRFCH; encoded by the exons ATGGAGAGAAAAATGGGGGACCAGCTCAACAAAGCGTATGAAGCCTATCGTCAAGCGTGCATTGAAAAAGAAAGTGCTAAGAAGGAACTTCTACAAAAG ACGGAAGCTTATGAACGCCGTATCAATGAGCTGAAGCTGCAATTAGAGGAGCAAAGCAAACTCATTGCAGAACTTAGAGCCCAACAGAGTTCTGCAGGAAGTTCCTCCACAG gtaATGTCAAAGGCTCAGAGAATATACTTGAAGGCAAGGAGACTGTCCTGCAGACGCACAGAAAAAATGAATCTCAGCCATTATTACTGTATGGTGAACTCCATAAACACCAAGCAGCCACACCGCACAGGGAGAGTGTAGCAATG GCAAATTTGAATATTGCTGAATCAGCACCGAGGAAAAGTGTTCCTTATCCAGGATGTGGAATAGCTATTGATGAAAG GAAAGAAGTCGTTGAGGCTTTCAATGAGATCCGTGGTACATTACAGATCATTCGGAATACAACAAGAAGACAAAAGGATCACTTGAATAAGTTGAGGATAAAAAACGAGGCAGCAAATG AGGGTCAGTTTTCCATGCCTATACAATGCACTGATGTCACAGTTGAACAAGGGCCCCTCAAATCAACAAAAAAGACTAACGCCAATAAAGAAATAAGCTCTGCTTCTATAACATCCCGAGGAGTTAACCCAGAAGATGAAGACTGCTTGGAGTCCATTTCTAATCTTAGTGTGAAGTTTCCACCTATAGACATTGAATATGACTTTTTAAATAGTGTACCAGAAAAACCAGAAGCTCTTGAAACTGGAAGAACTTTCGCAGCTTTTACAAAGGACAGTGATGAAGTTACCCAGCCTGAACATGCTCCCAACTGCAGAAGAATTGACTGGGAACCACTGGCTCCTGGTTCAGATATTAACCCCTCGAACATGGCAAAGCCTCCTGCTGCTTCTACTACTTTAGATACTTTTCCACCTGAGACTGTACGAGGACCACAGCAG AAACGTTTCTGCCATTGA
- the LOC117426382 gene encoding TRAF family member-associated NF-kappa-B activator-like isoform X1, which produces MERKMGDQLNKAYEAYRQACIEKESAKKELLQKTEAYERRINELKLQLEEQSKLIAELRAQQSSAGSSSTGNVKGSENILEGKETVLQTHRKNESQPLLLYGELHKHQAATPHRESVAMANLNIAESAPRKSVPYPGCGIAIDERKEVVEAFNEIRGTLQIIRNTTRRQKDHLNKLRIKNEAANEGQFSMPIQCTDVTVEQGPLKSTKKTNANKEISSASITSRGVNPEDEDCLESISNLSVKFPPIDIEYDFLNSVPEKPEALETGRTFAAFTKDSDEVTQPEHAPNCRRIDWEPLAPGSDINPSNMAKPPAASTTLDTFPPETVRGPQQPFWSPHNSEDCADPEQNANPSRCEFCQAMLPAGIASNRDEFLRHLNSHFKDTASNGF; this is translated from the exons ATGGAGAGAAAAATGGGGGACCAGCTCAACAAAGCGTATGAAGCCTATCGTCAAGCGTGCATTGAAAAAGAAAGTGCTAAGAAGGAACTTCTACAAAAG ACGGAAGCTTATGAACGCCGTATCAATGAGCTGAAGCTGCAATTAGAGGAGCAAAGCAAACTCATTGCAGAACTTAGAGCCCAACAGAGTTCTGCAGGAAGTTCCTCCACAG gtaATGTCAAAGGCTCAGAGAATATACTTGAAGGCAAGGAGACTGTCCTGCAGACGCACAGAAAAAATGAATCTCAGCCATTATTACTGTATGGTGAACTCCATAAACACCAAGCAGCCACACCGCACAGGGAGAGTGTAGCAATG GCAAATTTGAATATTGCTGAATCAGCACCGAGGAAAAGTGTTCCTTATCCAGGATGTGGAATAGCTATTGATGAAAG GAAAGAAGTCGTTGAGGCTTTCAATGAGATCCGTGGTACATTACAGATCATTCGGAATACAACAAGAAGACAAAAGGATCACTTGAATAAGTTGAGGATAAAAAACGAGGCAGCAAATG AGGGTCAGTTTTCCATGCCTATACAATGCACTGATGTCACAGTTGAACAAGGGCCCCTCAAATCAACAAAAAAGACTAACGCCAATAAAGAAATAAGCTCTGCTTCTATAACATCCCGAGGAGTTAACCCAGAAGATGAAGACTGCTTGGAGTCCATTTCTAATCTTAGTGTGAAGTTTCCACCTATAGACATTGAATATGACTTTTTAAATAGTGTACCAGAAAAACCAGAAGCTCTTGAAACTGGAAGAACTTTCGCAGCTTTTACAAAGGACAGTGATGAAGTTACCCAGCCTGAACATGCTCCCAACTGCAGAAGAATTGACTGGGAACCACTGGCTCCTGGTTCAGATATTAACCCCTCGAACATGGCAAAGCCTCCTGCTGCTTCTACTACTTTAGATACTTTTCCACCTGAGACTGTACGAGGACCACAGCAG ccCTTCTGGAGCCCTCACAACAGTGAAGACTGTGCTGATCCTGAACAAAATGCAAACCCCAGTAGATGTGAGTTCTGCCAAGCCATGCTCCCAGCAGGAATCGCATCCAACCGGGATGAATTTCTTAGGCATCTTAATTCACACTTTAAAGATACAGCTAGCAATGGGTTCTAA